Proteins from a genomic interval of Salvelinus alpinus chromosome 7, SLU_Salpinus.1, whole genome shotgun sequence:
- the LOC139581521 gene encoding aldehyde dehydrogenase, dimeric NADP-preferring-like, with protein MEKQTVDVARDAFLTGRSQPLKFRVQQLKSLQRLITERQGEIAIALKQDLNRSQYDTALSELIGLENEISLAVGKLSQWAAPRHVEKNIMTLTDQVYILPEPLGVVLIIGAWNYPWALTLQPLIGAIAAGNAAVVKPSELSEHSASLLKALLPQYLDKELYPVVTGGVPETQELLRQRFDHIFYTGNSTVGKVVMEAAAKHLTPVTLELGGKSPCYIDKDCDLIVACRRITWGKFFNVGQTCIAPDYILCEPSIQNKVVEGIRNTLQEFYGPDPKSSPDYGRIINLRHFSRVMGLLEGCSVTLGGESDPSQCYIAPTVVTDVSPHTRLMQEEIFGPLLPIVTVADVGDAIRFINGKEKPLALYVFSSDKKVIKRMIAETSSGGVVVNDVIMHYVLNSLPFGGVGQSGMGRYHGKHTFDQLSHHRACLIKSLGMECINMARYPPQDRSRARRARQAMRSSLCDQSKSSFVWAVLATILACGLLVALIVILVMGAR; from the exons ATGGAGAAGCAGACTGTGGACGTTGCCAGGGACGCTTTTCTCACAGGGAGGTCCCAACCCCTGAAGTTCAGAGTTCAACAGTTAAAGTCCCTTCAGAGGCTGATCACAGAAAGACAAGGAGAGATTGCCATAGCGCTCAAGCAGGACCTCAACAGG AGCCAGTATGACACAGCCCTCTCTGAGCTGATTGGCCTGGAGAATGAGATCAGCCTGGCGGTGGGGAAGCTGTCTCAGTGGGCTGCCCCTCGCCATGTGGAGAAGAACATCATGACCTTAACAGACCAGGTGTACATCCTGCCTGAACCCCTGGGAGTGGTGCTCATCATCGGGGCATGGAACTACCCCTGGGCCCTCACTCTGCAGCCCCTGATCGGGGCCATCGCAGCTG GGAATGCAGCAGTGGTGAAACCCTCTGAGTTGAGTGAGCACTCAGCCAGTCTCCTCAAAGCACTGCTCCCTCAATATCTGGACAAG GAGTTATATCCTGTGGTGACAGGTGGAGTTCCAGAGACCCAGGAGTTACTGAGGCAGCGTTTCGACCACATCTTCTACACTGGGAACAGCACAGTGGGGAAAGTGGTGATGGAGGCCGCGGCCAAACACCTGACCCCTGTCACCCTGGAGCTGGGGGGCAAGAGCCCCTGTTACATCGACAAGGACTGTGACCTCATCGTGGCCTGCCG CCGAATCACATGGGGAAAGTTTTTCAACGTTGGGCAGACGTGCATCGCCCCTGACTACATCCTGTGTGAGCCCAGCATTCAGAACAAAGTGGTGGAGGGCATCCGGAATACACTACAG GAGTTCTACGGCCCGGACCCCAAATCTTCCCCAGACTACGGTCGCATCATCAACCTGCGCCACTTTAGCCGAGTGATGGGTCTGCTGGAGGGGTGCAGTGTGACACTAGGTGGAGAGAGCGACCCATCACAGTGTTATATTG CTCCCACAGTGGTAACGGACGTATCTCCTCACACCAGACTTATGCAGGAGGAGATCTTCGGACCTCTGTTGCCCATAGTGACTGTTGCTGATGTGGGTGATGCAATTCGCTTCATCAATGGGAAAGAGAAGCCCTTAGCGCTGTATGTTTTTTCCTCTGACAAGAAG GTGATAAAGCGAATGATTGCTGAAACCAGCAGCGGCGGGGTGGTAGTCAATGATGTCATAATGCACTACGTGCTCAACTCCCTTCCTTTTGGCGGCGTAG GTCAAAGTGGAATGGGCAGGTACCACGGGAAACACACCTTCGACCAGCTCAGCCACCACCGGGCGTGCCTGATCAAGTCCTTGGGCATGGAATGCATTAACATGGCCAGGTACCCACCCCAGGACCGCTCACGGGCACGCAGGGCCAGACAGGCCATGAGGAGCTCCCTGTGTGACCAATCCAAATCCAGCTTCGTGTGGGCAGTCTTGGCCACCATCTTAGCCTGTGGTCTCCTTGTCGCCCTGATTGTAATTCTAGTCATGGGTGCCAGGTAG
- the ccdc142 gene encoding uncharacterized protein ccdc142 isoform X3, protein MAQILCTHQETQNGTALEIEGQGGLDKAGETSLVNENPEPFSSEDEQKRLIALSDDDFLSKDKLDASWSQSCPFTKSLQKAEALLRTRFNPSLRWLLRQKSDDMWEFENRDTFVACQNLTSQSSSRLQRLDQGMLGLSPQCQVLRGPRTGQLQSCVRGLTTEGSFYHHPPAATLSQHYGQLQYLLEQRAQLLFLHEYARRTRVTTVYVDKLTSLLERELGLLMDRSRVLERPNSAWSFGMGGLCQELRIHVSHWDALCAKAQSDVWLRTVLFQRTETLAVMRRTLRVLGLQALVLMERCIYTALSALASAQLARVPRDALEDLLAGAEVFNQVLEEQRFQHRGSRWRTQTLQLSDWPGLSSRQPTRRGSLPAPFPVVELMRILAEHRGQIAAEQLYQWASQQSFLHSQALHTGAPAPTWEKLKLLFPLLSALHPSEPSPDGLTLENLPGPSSDESRLGKPCPCSSDLPFTAFIRQDRKSLEILFQALVSSTDLLAPHIPNRPRPEWTNTPEHSPRCCEGESSPTDEARQEIKRPKSVQSGACVELFGHYRTMLWREFGKAVIQRFHQPPKRDPLGSVNQWNDQMVFQLVMWLNHGCRGVMCASLGSGLKDKCLPGVERENCMVMTCTMERLLQLSPPLLTVLQCLQTSAHLVQGDSNARTMRSLHIGTLSRAVASVRSSTFWVMRKAYQFLSSWSLNKFLLVTLGDLKVLRASVVRLLQHVEALSVKENHNLKLLAAQLTQGVTDLQVFSELVLRIFSMDCKRMSEEIFLQTMPSAKHWRVNYKTEFPSSPSDYAATAAQSVIGQVLEGVQALPEEARIPALTEAMTAFMEAWMEHILKQKIKFSIQGALQLKQDFDLIRNLIRSEEYSLSEEIHQRLLSLRVFHQVDNAIVCLLQQPMAKPYMPSRGWEPFRRCCPSSANMVDQSSSSLNNFESMDLQSACQQALAQAEGSMSPELLASTPQESYLAVAQQEWLDLRIHNGNRRKLPGLQCLTRSGP, encoded by the exons ATGGCTCAGATTTTATGCACCCACCAGGAAACCCAGAATGGGACCGCTTTGGAAATAGAGGGGCAGGGAGGTTTGGACAAGGCAGGAG AGACATCCCTTGTGAATGAGAACCCAGAACCCTTTTCTTCTGAAGATGAACAG AAGAGACTAATTGCTTTGTCAGATGATGACTTTCTTTCAAAGGACAAGCTTGATG CTTCTTGGTCCCAGAGTTGCCCCTTCACCAAGTCTCTGCAGAAGGCGGAGGCCCTGCTGAGGACTCGCTTCAACCCCAGCCTGAGGTGGCTACTGAGGCAGAAAAGTGATGATATGTGGGAATTTGAGAACCGGGATACCTTTGTAGCGTGCCAGAACCTCACTTCTCAGTCGTCTAGCAGGCTGCAGCGGCTAGACCAGGGCATGCTGGGTCTCAGTCCACAGTGCCAAGTGTTGCGGGGGCCACGGACAGGCCAGCTGCAGAGTTGCGTCAGGGGCCTCACTACAGAGGGAAGTTTCTACCACCACCCTCCAGCCGCTACCCTCAGCCAGCACTATGGGCAGCTGCAGTACCTACTGGAACAGCGGGCTCAGCTCCTTTTCCTCCATGAGTATGCCCGGCGCACCAGAGTCACCACTGTGTATGTTGACAAACTGACTAGCCTGCTGGAGCGGGAGCTAGGTTTGTTGATGGACAGGAGTCGAGTCCTGGAGCGACCAAACTCTGCCTGGAGCTTTGGGATGGGAGGCCTGTGCCAGGAACTACGTATCCACGTGAGCCATTGGGATGCTCTATGTGCCAAAGCCCAGTCTGACGTCTGGCTGAGAACTGTTCTGTTCCAGAGGACAGAGACCCTTGCTGTCATGCGGCGGACACTGAGAGTGCTGGGACTTCAGGCCCTGGTTCTGATGGAACGTTGTATCTATACAGCCCTCTCCGCTCTGGCCTCAGCTCAGCTGGCCAGGGTGCCTAGAGATGCCTTAGAGGACCTGCTGGCTGGGGCAGAGGTCTTTAACCAGGTACTGGAGGAGCAGAGATTCCAGCATAGAGGCTCGCGGTGGAGAACTCAGACCCTGCAGCTGTCTGACTGGCCTGGGCTGTCTAGTAGGCAGCCCACCCGGAGGGGTAGCCTTCCTGCACCGTTCCCAGTGGTTGAACTGATGAGGATATTGGCAGAGCACAGGGGGCAGATCGCGGCAGAGCAGCTGTACCAATGGGCTTCCCAACAGAGCTTCCTCCACTCCCAGGCCCTGCACACTGGAGCCCCAGCCCCTACGTGGGAGAAATTAAAACTGTTATTCCCGCTGCTTTCCGCTCTACACCCCTCAGAGCCCAGTCCTGATGGGCTCACACTGGAGAACCTCCCTGGGCCCTCTTCAGATGAATCCAGGTTGGGAAagccctgtccctgctcctctGATCTCCCCTTTACAGCCTTCATCCGTCAGGACCGAAAGTCTCTAGAAATTCTCTTCCAGGCCCTGGTGTCCTCCACAGACCTGCTGGCTCCACACATCCCCAACAGACCCAGGCCGGAGTGGACCAACACCCCAGAACATTCTCCCAGGTGCTGTGAGGGAGAGTCCTCACCCACAGATGAGGCCAGGCAGGAGATAAAGAGACCCAAGTCAGTCCAGTCTGGGGCCTGTGTGGAGCTCTTTGGTCATTACAGGACAATGCTGTGGAGGGAGTTTGGCAAAGCCGTCATCCAGCGCTTCCACCAGCCACCAAAGAGAGACCCTTTGGGCAGTGTTAACCAGTGGAACGACCAGATGGTTTTCCAGCTTGTGATGTGGCTCAACCATGGCTGTAGAGGAG TGATGTGTGCATCACTGGGCTCAGGACTGAAAGATAAATGTCTTCCAGGAGTTGAGCGTGAGAACTGCATGGTGATGACATGTACCATGGAAAGACTCCTGCAGCTGTCCCCTCCACTCCTCACAGTGCTGCAGTGTCTTCAAACTTCAGCCCACCTGGTCCAAG GTGACAGTAATGCTCGGACTATGAGGTCCCTTCACATAGGAACGCTGAGCAGAGCGGTGGCATCCGTCCGATCCTCTACCTTCTGGGTCATGAGAAAGGCCTACCAGTTCCTTTCCTCCTGGTCCCTCAACAAGTTCCTGCTCGTCACCCTAGGAGACCTCAAG GTGCTGAGAGCATCAGTGGTGAGGCTACTGCAGCATGTGGAGGCCCTGAGTGTGAAGGAAAATCATAATCTCAAGCTGCTGGCTGCACAGCTTACTCAGGGTGTCACAGATCTACAG GTATTCTCTGAACTGGTGCTCAGAATCTTCTCCATGGACTGTAAGAGGATGTCTGAGGAGATCTTTTTGCAGACCATGCCCTCAGCAAAGCACTGGAGAGTGAACTATAAAACAG AGTTCCCCAGCAGCCCTAGTGATTACGCTGCTACTGCAGCTCAGAGTGTAATAGGACAGGTACTGGAGGGGGTGCAGGCCCTGCCTGAGGAGGCTCGGATCCCCGCCCTGACAGaggccatgacagcctttatggAGGCCTGGATGGAGCACATCCTCAAGCAGAAGATCAAGTTCAG tatcCAGGGGGCTCTACAGCTGAAGCAAGACTTTGACCTGATCCGGAACCTGATACGCTCGGAGGAATACAGCCTGTCAGAGGAGATCCACCAGAGGCTGCTCTCCCTCCGGGTCTTCCACCAGGTGGACAACGCCATCGTGTGCCTGCTGCAGCAGCCCATGGCCAAGCCCTACATGCCTTCGCGGGGCTGGGAGCCCTTCAGACGCTGCT GTCCAAGTAGTGCCAATATGGTGGACCAATCGTCTAGCAGTCTGAATAACTTTGAGAGCATGGACCTCCAGTCTGCATGTCAACAGGCCCTGGCCCAGGCAGAGGGCTCTATGAGCCCTGAGCTGCTGGCCTCCACCCCGCAGGAGTCCTACCTGGCCGTGGCACAGCAAGAGTGGCTGGACCTGCGCATACACAATGGAAACCGCAGGAAGCTCCCTGGGCTGCAGTGCCTGACAAGGTCAGGGCCCTAA
- the ccdc142 gene encoding uncharacterized protein ccdc142 isoform X1: MAQILCTHQETQNGTALEIEGQGGLDKAGETSLVNENPEPFSSEDEQKRLIALSDDDFLSKDKLDASWSQSCPFTKSLQKAEALLRTRFNPSLRWLLRQKSDDMWEFENRDTFVACQNLTSQSSSRLQRLDQGMLGLSPQCQVLRGPRTGQLQSCVRGLTTEGSFYHHPPAATLSQHYGQLQYLLEQRAQLLFLHEYARRTRVTTVYVDKLTSLLERELGLLMDRSRVLERPNSAWSFGMGGLCQELRIHVSHWDALCAKAQSDVWLRTVLFQRTETLAVMRRTLRVLGLQALVLMERCIYTALSALASAQLARVPRDALEDLLAGAEVFNQVLEEQRFQHRGSRWRTQTLQLSDWPGLSSRQPTRRGSLPAPFPVVELMRILAEHRGQIAAEQLYQWASQQSFLHSQALHTGAPAPTWEKLKLLFPLLSALHPSEPSPDGLTLENLPGPSSDESRLGKPCPCSSDLPFTAFIRQDRKSLEILFQALVSSTDLLAPHIPNRPRPEWTNTPEHSPRCCEGESSPTDEARQEIKRPKSVQSGACVELFGHYRTMLWREFGKAVIQRFHQPPKRDPLGSVNQWNDQMVFQLVMWLNHGCRGVECLAELIPEECRGVVDDFSLQLLSNTAFRHWDEVMCASLGSGLKDKCLPGVERENCMVMTCTMERLLQLSPPLLTVLQCLQTSAHLVQGDSNARTMRSLHIGTLSRAVASVRSSTFWVMRKAYQFLSSWSLNKFLLVTLGDLKVLRASVVRLLQHVEALSVKENHNLKLLAAQLTQGVTDLQVFSELVLRIFSMDCKRMSEEIFLQTMPSAKHWRVNYKTEFPSSPSDYAATAAQSVIGQVLEGVQALPEEARIPALTEAMTAFMEAWMEHILKQKIKFSIQGALQLKQDFDLIRNLIRSEEYSLSEEIHQRLLSLRVFHQVDNAIVCLLQQPMAKPYMPSRGWEPFRRCCPSSANMVDQSSSSLNNFESMDLQSACQQALAQAEGSMSPELLASTPQESYLAVAQQEWLDLRIHNGNRRKLPGLQCLTRSGP; the protein is encoded by the exons ATGGCTCAGATTTTATGCACCCACCAGGAAACCCAGAATGGGACCGCTTTGGAAATAGAGGGGCAGGGAGGTTTGGACAAGGCAGGAG AGACATCCCTTGTGAATGAGAACCCAGAACCCTTTTCTTCTGAAGATGAACAG AAGAGACTAATTGCTTTGTCAGATGATGACTTTCTTTCAAAGGACAAGCTTGATG CTTCTTGGTCCCAGAGTTGCCCCTTCACCAAGTCTCTGCAGAAGGCGGAGGCCCTGCTGAGGACTCGCTTCAACCCCAGCCTGAGGTGGCTACTGAGGCAGAAAAGTGATGATATGTGGGAATTTGAGAACCGGGATACCTTTGTAGCGTGCCAGAACCTCACTTCTCAGTCGTCTAGCAGGCTGCAGCGGCTAGACCAGGGCATGCTGGGTCTCAGTCCACAGTGCCAAGTGTTGCGGGGGCCACGGACAGGCCAGCTGCAGAGTTGCGTCAGGGGCCTCACTACAGAGGGAAGTTTCTACCACCACCCTCCAGCCGCTACCCTCAGCCAGCACTATGGGCAGCTGCAGTACCTACTGGAACAGCGGGCTCAGCTCCTTTTCCTCCATGAGTATGCCCGGCGCACCAGAGTCACCACTGTGTATGTTGACAAACTGACTAGCCTGCTGGAGCGGGAGCTAGGTTTGTTGATGGACAGGAGTCGAGTCCTGGAGCGACCAAACTCTGCCTGGAGCTTTGGGATGGGAGGCCTGTGCCAGGAACTACGTATCCACGTGAGCCATTGGGATGCTCTATGTGCCAAAGCCCAGTCTGACGTCTGGCTGAGAACTGTTCTGTTCCAGAGGACAGAGACCCTTGCTGTCATGCGGCGGACACTGAGAGTGCTGGGACTTCAGGCCCTGGTTCTGATGGAACGTTGTATCTATACAGCCCTCTCCGCTCTGGCCTCAGCTCAGCTGGCCAGGGTGCCTAGAGATGCCTTAGAGGACCTGCTGGCTGGGGCAGAGGTCTTTAACCAGGTACTGGAGGAGCAGAGATTCCAGCATAGAGGCTCGCGGTGGAGAACTCAGACCCTGCAGCTGTCTGACTGGCCTGGGCTGTCTAGTAGGCAGCCCACCCGGAGGGGTAGCCTTCCTGCACCGTTCCCAGTGGTTGAACTGATGAGGATATTGGCAGAGCACAGGGGGCAGATCGCGGCAGAGCAGCTGTACCAATGGGCTTCCCAACAGAGCTTCCTCCACTCCCAGGCCCTGCACACTGGAGCCCCAGCCCCTACGTGGGAGAAATTAAAACTGTTATTCCCGCTGCTTTCCGCTCTACACCCCTCAGAGCCCAGTCCTGATGGGCTCACACTGGAGAACCTCCCTGGGCCCTCTTCAGATGAATCCAGGTTGGGAAagccctgtccctgctcctctGATCTCCCCTTTACAGCCTTCATCCGTCAGGACCGAAAGTCTCTAGAAATTCTCTTCCAGGCCCTGGTGTCCTCCACAGACCTGCTGGCTCCACACATCCCCAACAGACCCAGGCCGGAGTGGACCAACACCCCAGAACATTCTCCCAGGTGCTGTGAGGGAGAGTCCTCACCCACAGATGAGGCCAGGCAGGAGATAAAGAGACCCAAGTCAGTCCAGTCTGGGGCCTGTGTGGAGCTCTTTGGTCATTACAGGACAATGCTGTGGAGGGAGTTTGGCAAAGCCGTCATCCAGCGCTTCCACCAGCCACCAAAGAGAGACCCTTTGGGCAGTGTTAACCAGTGGAACGACCAGATGGTTTTCCAGCTTGTGATGTGGCTCAACCATGGCTGTAGAGGAG TTGAATGCCTTGCAGAGCTCATCCctgaggagtgtagaggagtggTTGATGACTTCAGCTTACAGCTCCTGTCCAACACTGCTTTTAGGCACTGGGACGAGG TGATGTGTGCATCACTGGGCTCAGGACTGAAAGATAAATGTCTTCCAGGAGTTGAGCGTGAGAACTGCATGGTGATGACATGTACCATGGAAAGACTCCTGCAGCTGTCCCCTCCACTCCTCACAGTGCTGCAGTGTCTTCAAACTTCAGCCCACCTGGTCCAAG GTGACAGTAATGCTCGGACTATGAGGTCCCTTCACATAGGAACGCTGAGCAGAGCGGTGGCATCCGTCCGATCCTCTACCTTCTGGGTCATGAGAAAGGCCTACCAGTTCCTTTCCTCCTGGTCCCTCAACAAGTTCCTGCTCGTCACCCTAGGAGACCTCAAG GTGCTGAGAGCATCAGTGGTGAGGCTACTGCAGCATGTGGAGGCCCTGAGTGTGAAGGAAAATCATAATCTCAAGCTGCTGGCTGCACAGCTTACTCAGGGTGTCACAGATCTACAG GTATTCTCTGAACTGGTGCTCAGAATCTTCTCCATGGACTGTAAGAGGATGTCTGAGGAGATCTTTTTGCAGACCATGCCCTCAGCAAAGCACTGGAGAGTGAACTATAAAACAG AGTTCCCCAGCAGCCCTAGTGATTACGCTGCTACTGCAGCTCAGAGTGTAATAGGACAGGTACTGGAGGGGGTGCAGGCCCTGCCTGAGGAGGCTCGGATCCCCGCCCTGACAGaggccatgacagcctttatggAGGCCTGGATGGAGCACATCCTCAAGCAGAAGATCAAGTTCAG tatcCAGGGGGCTCTACAGCTGAAGCAAGACTTTGACCTGATCCGGAACCTGATACGCTCGGAGGAATACAGCCTGTCAGAGGAGATCCACCAGAGGCTGCTCTCCCTCCGGGTCTTCCACCAGGTGGACAACGCCATCGTGTGCCTGCTGCAGCAGCCCATGGCCAAGCCCTACATGCCTTCGCGGGGCTGGGAGCCCTTCAGACGCTGCT GTCCAAGTAGTGCCAATATGGTGGACCAATCGTCTAGCAGTCTGAATAACTTTGAGAGCATGGACCTCCAGTCTGCATGTCAACAGGCCCTGGCCCAGGCAGAGGGCTCTATGAGCCCTGAGCTGCTGGCCTCCACCCCGCAGGAGTCCTACCTGGCCGTGGCACAGCAAGAGTGGCTGGACCTGCGCATACACAATGGAAACCGCAGGAAGCTCCCTGGGCTGCAGTGCCTGACAAGGTCAGGGCCCTAA
- the ccdc142 gene encoding uncharacterized protein ccdc142 isoform X2 has product MAQILCTHQETQNGTALEIEGQGGLDKAGETSLVNENPEPFSSEDEQKRLIALSDDDFLSKDKLDASWSQSCPFTKSLQKAEALLRTRFNPSLRWLLRQKSDDMWEFENRDTFVACQNLTSQSSSRLQRLDQGMLGLSPQCQVLRGPRTGQLQSCVRGLTTEGSFYHHPPAATLSQHYGQLQYLLEQRAQLLFLHEYARRTRVTTVYVDKLTSLLERELGLLMDRSRVLERPNSAWSFGMGGLCQELRIHVSHWDALCAKAQSDVWLRTVLFQRTETLAVMRRTLRVLGLQALVLMERCIYTALSALASAQLARVPRDALEDLLAGAEVFNQVLEEQRFQHRGSRWRTQTLQLSDWPGLSSRQPTRRGSLPAPFPVVELMRILAEHRGQIAAEQLYQWASQQSFLHSQALHTGAPAPTWEKLKLLFPLLSALHPSEPSPDGLTLENLPGPSSDESRLGKPCPCSSDLPFTAFIRQDRKSLEILFQALVSSTDLLAPHIPNRPRPEWTNTPEHSPRCCEGESSPTDEARQEIKRPKSVQSGACVELFGHYRTMLWREFGKAVIQRFHQPPKRDPLGSVNQWNDQMVFQLVMWLNHGCRGELIPEECRGVVDDFSLQLLSNTAFRHWDEVMCASLGSGLKDKCLPGVERENCMVMTCTMERLLQLSPPLLTVLQCLQTSAHLVQGDSNARTMRSLHIGTLSRAVASVRSSTFWVMRKAYQFLSSWSLNKFLLVTLGDLKVLRASVVRLLQHVEALSVKENHNLKLLAAQLTQGVTDLQVFSELVLRIFSMDCKRMSEEIFLQTMPSAKHWRVNYKTEFPSSPSDYAATAAQSVIGQVLEGVQALPEEARIPALTEAMTAFMEAWMEHILKQKIKFSIQGALQLKQDFDLIRNLIRSEEYSLSEEIHQRLLSLRVFHQVDNAIVCLLQQPMAKPYMPSRGWEPFRRCCPSSANMVDQSSSSLNNFESMDLQSACQQALAQAEGSMSPELLASTPQESYLAVAQQEWLDLRIHNGNRRKLPGLQCLTRSGP; this is encoded by the exons ATGGCTCAGATTTTATGCACCCACCAGGAAACCCAGAATGGGACCGCTTTGGAAATAGAGGGGCAGGGAGGTTTGGACAAGGCAGGAG AGACATCCCTTGTGAATGAGAACCCAGAACCCTTTTCTTCTGAAGATGAACAG AAGAGACTAATTGCTTTGTCAGATGATGACTTTCTTTCAAAGGACAAGCTTGATG CTTCTTGGTCCCAGAGTTGCCCCTTCACCAAGTCTCTGCAGAAGGCGGAGGCCCTGCTGAGGACTCGCTTCAACCCCAGCCTGAGGTGGCTACTGAGGCAGAAAAGTGATGATATGTGGGAATTTGAGAACCGGGATACCTTTGTAGCGTGCCAGAACCTCACTTCTCAGTCGTCTAGCAGGCTGCAGCGGCTAGACCAGGGCATGCTGGGTCTCAGTCCACAGTGCCAAGTGTTGCGGGGGCCACGGACAGGCCAGCTGCAGAGTTGCGTCAGGGGCCTCACTACAGAGGGAAGTTTCTACCACCACCCTCCAGCCGCTACCCTCAGCCAGCACTATGGGCAGCTGCAGTACCTACTGGAACAGCGGGCTCAGCTCCTTTTCCTCCATGAGTATGCCCGGCGCACCAGAGTCACCACTGTGTATGTTGACAAACTGACTAGCCTGCTGGAGCGGGAGCTAGGTTTGTTGATGGACAGGAGTCGAGTCCTGGAGCGACCAAACTCTGCCTGGAGCTTTGGGATGGGAGGCCTGTGCCAGGAACTACGTATCCACGTGAGCCATTGGGATGCTCTATGTGCCAAAGCCCAGTCTGACGTCTGGCTGAGAACTGTTCTGTTCCAGAGGACAGAGACCCTTGCTGTCATGCGGCGGACACTGAGAGTGCTGGGACTTCAGGCCCTGGTTCTGATGGAACGTTGTATCTATACAGCCCTCTCCGCTCTGGCCTCAGCTCAGCTGGCCAGGGTGCCTAGAGATGCCTTAGAGGACCTGCTGGCTGGGGCAGAGGTCTTTAACCAGGTACTGGAGGAGCAGAGATTCCAGCATAGAGGCTCGCGGTGGAGAACTCAGACCCTGCAGCTGTCTGACTGGCCTGGGCTGTCTAGTAGGCAGCCCACCCGGAGGGGTAGCCTTCCTGCACCGTTCCCAGTGGTTGAACTGATGAGGATATTGGCAGAGCACAGGGGGCAGATCGCGGCAGAGCAGCTGTACCAATGGGCTTCCCAACAGAGCTTCCTCCACTCCCAGGCCCTGCACACTGGAGCCCCAGCCCCTACGTGGGAGAAATTAAAACTGTTATTCCCGCTGCTTTCCGCTCTACACCCCTCAGAGCCCAGTCCTGATGGGCTCACACTGGAGAACCTCCCTGGGCCCTCTTCAGATGAATCCAGGTTGGGAAagccctgtccctgctcctctGATCTCCCCTTTACAGCCTTCATCCGTCAGGACCGAAAGTCTCTAGAAATTCTCTTCCAGGCCCTGGTGTCCTCCACAGACCTGCTGGCTCCACACATCCCCAACAGACCCAGGCCGGAGTGGACCAACACCCCAGAACATTCTCCCAGGTGCTGTGAGGGAGAGTCCTCACCCACAGATGAGGCCAGGCAGGAGATAAAGAGACCCAAGTCAGTCCAGTCTGGGGCCTGTGTGGAGCTCTTTGGTCATTACAGGACAATGCTGTGGAGGGAGTTTGGCAAAGCCGTCATCCAGCGCTTCCACCAGCCACCAAAGAGAGACCCTTTGGGCAGTGTTAACCAGTGGAACGACCAGATGGTTTTCCAGCTTGTGATGTGGCTCAACCATGGCTGTAGAGGAG AGCTCATCCctgaggagtgtagaggagtggTTGATGACTTCAGCTTACAGCTCCTGTCCAACACTGCTTTTAGGCACTGGGACGAGG TGATGTGTGCATCACTGGGCTCAGGACTGAAAGATAAATGTCTTCCAGGAGTTGAGCGTGAGAACTGCATGGTGATGACATGTACCATGGAAAGACTCCTGCAGCTGTCCCCTCCACTCCTCACAGTGCTGCAGTGTCTTCAAACTTCAGCCCACCTGGTCCAAG GTGACAGTAATGCTCGGACTATGAGGTCCCTTCACATAGGAACGCTGAGCAGAGCGGTGGCATCCGTCCGATCCTCTACCTTCTGGGTCATGAGAAAGGCCTACCAGTTCCTTTCCTCCTGGTCCCTCAACAAGTTCCTGCTCGTCACCCTAGGAGACCTCAAG GTGCTGAGAGCATCAGTGGTGAGGCTACTGCAGCATGTGGAGGCCCTGAGTGTGAAGGAAAATCATAATCTCAAGCTGCTGGCTGCACAGCTTACTCAGGGTGTCACAGATCTACAG GTATTCTCTGAACTGGTGCTCAGAATCTTCTCCATGGACTGTAAGAGGATGTCTGAGGAGATCTTTTTGCAGACCATGCCCTCAGCAAAGCACTGGAGAGTGAACTATAAAACAG AGTTCCCCAGCAGCCCTAGTGATTACGCTGCTACTGCAGCTCAGAGTGTAATAGGACAGGTACTGGAGGGGGTGCAGGCCCTGCCTGAGGAGGCTCGGATCCCCGCCCTGACAGaggccatgacagcctttatggAGGCCTGGATGGAGCACATCCTCAAGCAGAAGATCAAGTTCAG tatcCAGGGGGCTCTACAGCTGAAGCAAGACTTTGACCTGATCCGGAACCTGATACGCTCGGAGGAATACAGCCTGTCAGAGGAGATCCACCAGAGGCTGCTCTCCCTCCGGGTCTTCCACCAGGTGGACAACGCCATCGTGTGCCTGCTGCAGCAGCCCATGGCCAAGCCCTACATGCCTTCGCGGGGCTGGGAGCCCTTCAGACGCTGCT GTCCAAGTAGTGCCAATATGGTGGACCAATCGTCTAGCAGTCTGAATAACTTTGAGAGCATGGACCTCCAGTCTGCATGTCAACAGGCCCTGGCCCAGGCAGAGGGCTCTATGAGCCCTGAGCTGCTGGCCTCCACCCCGCAGGAGTCCTACCTGGCCGTGGCACAGCAAGAGTGGCTGGACCTGCGCATACACAATGGAAACCGCAGGAAGCTCCCTGGGCTGCAGTGCCTGACAAGGTCAGGGCCCTAA